In Synechococcus sp. KORDI-100, a single window of DNA contains:
- a CDS encoding exodeoxyribonuclease V subunit gamma: MLTLYRSNRAEFLATLLARQLVEERPGPFETVEVLVNTWPTSRWLGEQLAVANGISSLVRFPFPGSRFRQLVRSLLDLPDREDDPWRATTLVWTVLDLLPELLEQPAAAPLRDWLQQRSGAASGLTRDRWQLARAIADAFDDYALYRPETLQRWVEAADGNGDWQPLLARQLADALPRQPFGWQVQAAVERLRSGAVDASVLPPVLRMFGISSLAPVQVQLIQALSGSVDVQVYLLTPCRDLWQRCGTRRQQLGDAWTVPPDGLWLQQAPRLEATLGRMGAEFQQLLEGSGESQLGELREGDLFADPVTMARSAGRSPSLLEQLQQQLVEPDQAEPLTRRPADDSLLFQSAPGPWREVQLIRDRVLQWLAADPSLEPRDVLVMTPQIDRYAPWLSSVFNDRDAIGLDLPWRLTDRSQQSSPGLTMAMLELLELAAGRLTASGLERLLANPALQRQQDLDADEAGAMTRILQQTGFRWGLDAQERSGDETHSLRWCLDRWLLGLVLPQRDGLAAGGAAPFHQDLEPQRLVRWWSVLDRLLSWMQRLRQSRSCASWADLLRQLLEDLFGDGGDWSYEHQCWCAALADWQQRAGAFTDDLEVGVAREVLTEALSVDSGRFGHRSGSLTVSALEPMRAIPHRVIVLMGLDGSDFPRTDQRPGFHLLEQKRWLGDPRAADQDRYVLLEALMSVRDHLMISWCGRNEHTGEPRPPAAPVEQWLHDLTLQLGDQASAGLCIQPDPNPLDRSNFRVADAVAPLSCDRRHLQARRLIDQQSIDQQPLAGAPGLALPLAWQPPDERDEQPALTDEVLLQWLLDPQASWLRQLGLNGNERSDPVADLEALELSALQQFQLLDQDLEDHLLAGVVPDWPTALVGQGVLPPGSGAALEAGVLRQRLEALLVCLRGFGPTRRQGSQLFAGPIHVVAKPSRFSAKPLMTAWLQHLQLSAGGAALSPSAFQGTAVITRADRGDGASVQVQWDRLDPEQAAAELTSLQRLARQGQLRCWPVPPDSGWVRMAREHSKPGSGIRAFTERWRKERDSPAQQLCFGLGAEADLLLESPGFDEACEVLYRPMLAALCA, from the coding sequence AGTCGCTTCCGCCAACTGGTTCGCTCGCTCTTGGATCTGCCTGATCGTGAGGACGATCCCTGGCGCGCCACGACGCTGGTCTGGACCGTCCTTGACCTGTTGCCGGAGTTGCTCGAACAGCCCGCTGCGGCGCCGTTGAGGGACTGGCTGCAGCAACGATCGGGCGCGGCGTCGGGTCTGACCCGTGATCGCTGGCAACTGGCACGCGCCATCGCCGATGCCTTTGACGATTACGCCCTCTATCGGCCGGAAACTCTGCAGCGATGGGTCGAGGCCGCAGATGGGAATGGCGACTGGCAGCCCCTGTTGGCACGACAGCTGGCTGATGCGCTGCCACGTCAGCCCTTTGGTTGGCAGGTTCAGGCCGCCGTTGAGCGGTTGCGGAGCGGAGCGGTGGATGCCTCGGTGTTGCCGCCTGTGCTGCGCATGTTCGGCATCAGCTCCCTGGCACCGGTCCAGGTGCAGCTGATCCAGGCCCTGTCCGGCAGCGTTGATGTTCAGGTGTATCTGCTGACCCCGTGCCGCGACCTCTGGCAGCGCTGCGGGACCCGTCGCCAGCAGCTCGGCGATGCCTGGACCGTTCCTCCTGATGGCCTTTGGCTGCAGCAGGCGCCGAGGCTCGAGGCGACCCTCGGCCGCATGGGGGCTGAATTTCAGCAGCTTCTCGAGGGCAGCGGCGAGAGCCAGTTGGGAGAGCTGCGGGAGGGCGATCTGTTCGCCGATCCCGTCACGATGGCCCGCTCGGCAGGCCGTTCCCCGTCGCTGCTGGAACAGCTTCAGCAGCAGCTGGTTGAGCCGGATCAAGCCGAACCGTTGACGCGACGTCCTGCGGACGATTCCCTGCTGTTCCAGTCGGCTCCAGGCCCATGGCGCGAGGTGCAGCTGATCCGCGATCGCGTTCTGCAGTGGTTGGCGGCTGATCCGTCGCTTGAACCACGGGATGTTCTGGTGATGACACCCCAGATCGACCGCTATGCCCCCTGGCTCAGCTCGGTCTTCAACGATCGTGATGCCATCGGGCTCGATCTTCCCTGGCGGCTCACCGATCGCAGCCAGCAGAGCAGCCCTGGACTGACCATGGCCATGCTGGAGCTGCTGGAGCTGGCGGCGGGTCGCCTCACCGCCAGCGGACTTGAGCGACTGCTGGCCAATCCAGCTCTGCAGCGTCAGCAGGATCTCGATGCTGACGAGGCCGGTGCAATGACGCGGATTCTTCAGCAGACAGGCTTCCGCTGGGGGCTGGATGCTCAGGAGCGCAGTGGTGATGAAACCCACAGCCTGCGCTGGTGCCTGGATCGCTGGTTGCTGGGTCTGGTTCTGCCCCAGCGGGATGGTCTGGCGGCCGGTGGGGCCGCTCCCTTCCATCAGGATCTCGAGCCGCAGCGGCTGGTGCGTTGGTGGAGCGTGCTGGATCGACTGCTGAGCTGGATGCAGCGGCTGCGGCAATCGCGCTCCTGTGCCTCTTGGGCAGATCTGCTGCGGCAGCTGCTTGAGGACCTGTTTGGCGACGGTGGGGACTGGAGCTACGAGCATCAGTGTTGGTGCGCTGCCCTGGCCGACTGGCAGCAGCGGGCCGGCGCCTTCACGGACGATCTCGAGGTTGGTGTGGCGCGGGAGGTGCTGACCGAAGCCCTCTCCGTCGACAGCGGCCGTTTCGGGCATCGCAGCGGCTCCCTCACCGTGAGTGCCCTTGAACCGATGCGGGCGATCCCTCACCGGGTGATCGTCTTGATGGGTCTCGATGGCAGTGACTTTCCCCGTACCGATCAACGGCCTGGCTTTCATCTGCTGGAGCAGAAACGCTGGCTCGGTGATCCCCGCGCTGCCGACCAGGACCGATATGTGCTGCTTGAGGCGTTGATGTCGGTGCGGGATCACCTGATGATCAGTTGGTGCGGCCGCAACGAGCACACCGGTGAGCCCCGTCCGCCTGCCGCACCGGTGGAACAGTGGCTCCACGACCTGACGCTCCAGCTTGGCGATCAGGCCAGTGCGGGGCTCTGCATTCAGCCCGACCCCAACCCTCTGGACCGCAGCAATTTCAGGGTCGCCGATGCCGTTGCTCCGCTCAGCTGCGATCGCCGCCATCTGCAGGCCCGCCGCCTGATCGATCAGCAGTCCATTGATCAGCAGCCACTTGCCGGCGCGCCGGGCCTGGCCCTGCCCCTGGCCTGGCAGCCTCCGGACGAGAGGGATGAACAGCCCGCTCTTACCGATGAGGTTCTGCTGCAGTGGCTGCTCGACCCCCAGGCCAGCTGGTTGCGTCAGCTGGGTCTGAACGGCAACGAGCGCTCAGATCCCGTTGCTGATCTTGAAGCTCTGGAGCTCAGCGCTCTGCAGCAATTCCAGCTCCTGGACCAGGATCTCGAGGATCACCTGTTGGCGGGGGTTGTTCCGGACTGGCCAACGGCCCTGGTCGGTCAGGGCGTGTTGCCGCCGGGCTCCGGTGCTGCCCTGGAGGCTGGCGTGCTGCGGCAGCGTCTTGAGGCGCTGCTGGTTTGTTTGCGTGGCTTTGGGCCCACGCGTCGGCAGGGCAGCCAGCTGTTTGCCGGACCGATCCATGTCGTCGCGAAACCGAGTCGTTTCAGTGCCAAGCCGTTGATGACGGCCTGGCTGCAGCATCTGCAGCTGTCAGCGGGCGGTGCTGCCCTCTCCCCATCGGCGTTTCAAGGGACTGCCGTGATCACGCGAGCCGACCGGGGGGACGGCGCGAGTGTCCAGGTGCAATGGGACCGGCTTGATCCGGAACAGGCGGCAGCCGAACTGACGTCCTTGCAGCGGTTGGCACGGCAGGGGCAGCTTCGCTGTTGGCCCGTGCCCCCTGACAGTGGCTGGGTGCGGATGGCCAGGGAGCACAGCAAACCCGGCAGCGGGATCAGGGCCTTCACCGAACGCTGGCGAAAGGAACGAGACAGTCCTGCCCAACAGCTCTGTTTCGGCCTTGGAGCTGAAGCGGATCTGCTGCTCGAGTCACCGGGCTTTGATGAGGCCTGTGAGGTTCTCTACCGGCCGATGTTGGCGGCCCTCTGCGCCTGA
- a CDS encoding UvrD-helicase domain-containing protein: MTQRFDANTYPLDAGVRLLEASAGTGKTFALAHLSLRLITEAAMPLDSLLVVTFTDAAAAELRSRIGRRLQDALLGLEALERRQPLPEADQVLKDWWRDSPDDRNRRDWISRLLLALEQLDAADITTIHGFSRRSLRRQAISSGAAMQLQLETDSTALVQEVVQEIWQQQLLSLPLGQLAGLEQAGFSFEGLCAALGGLDGDPQARLAVDAEDLSPDQPLADQLQHSIETDWQLFLTLWMRDGAALEQAFRAAATQWKALTFKTTPYSASPRTDRVAQVDQWIAAQQGTPDLMTIRGLEKPLHDYFHPGVWCRTARKCGEQDPSLAAAELQRAIADLWDGPIERVWRYALRRGLQALEDRRRRSGVISFAGLLAEMDPGAGEAAWLEPLRQRYRAVMVDEFQDTDPTQWRLLQSAFADRSRFLLLVGDPKQAIYRFRGGDLDTYRRARDQVDRIDDLLDNFRTTEPLMAGLNALMQPGLPCSGLDVPLVRACSDREPAELPEGEWPLKVLIHERHAETSRTAVEELLPAQLAEVVIRLLSDRPRLVPSQLCILVSRHDQAADLRRALAERGVPTRLVAQGDVFESEAAGVLQRLMDALAAPGDDRCLRLLAASPLLGWRPEALRRAVEDDQLDQLAQRLRLWADQLPRVGLLGCLADLLEADRMADLSERGRLLADLQQAGRLVQEEMHRQGLDVSSAAQWLRRQRLHPPVPVPDAREPHSDLAESAVAVVTVHRSKGLEFPVVICPYLWRGAKEARYLFGPLWRDRGDAGWRIALSRDWGAGWRLWQQSHADEVAEAERLAYVAVTRARSQLLLVWARCSGQRTVLQDWLFDGDPEQDRMRVLPFTVEPLPEEPGLQRWSPPQPQDPLALGAVPARIDRRWGRSSYSAWIASPAADPLIEQGRDQDPAAVDALDAGQERWPERGPLADFPRGAAAGDCLHRILEELPFQPSSRRQGSLENELIEQELQRAGLDPGWSSAVQLGLEQVLSTPLGGPLGDISLQTLSPDRRLHELSFDLPVQQARTLDLVDAFRLDPEARFGSDYIPQLRTLQVNSRGFLTGSIDLVFSDAPDPHQARWWVADWKSNWIGERALAGENCRCGPRHYHDAAMQAQMLDHHYPLQAHLYLVALHRHLRWRLPGYAPERHLGGYVYVFLRGMPGAEGFEQGAQGPGRIVEPAPLQRVLALDRMLQEVEP; this comes from the coding sequence ATGACCCAGCGCTTCGACGCCAACACCTACCCGCTCGATGCTGGCGTTCGATTGCTCGAGGCCAGCGCCGGCACCGGCAAGACGTTTGCGCTTGCCCATCTCAGCCTGCGGCTGATCACGGAAGCGGCCATGCCGCTCGACAGCCTTCTGGTGGTCACCTTCACCGATGCGGCCGCGGCGGAGTTGCGATCCAGAATCGGCCGGCGGCTGCAGGATGCCCTGCTGGGGCTCGAGGCCCTCGAGCGGCGGCAGCCCCTACCGGAAGCGGATCAAGTCCTGAAGGATTGGTGGCGCGACAGCCCCGACGACCGCAACCGCCGCGACTGGATCAGTCGTCTGCTTCTGGCTCTGGAGCAGTTGGATGCGGCAGACATCACCACGATTCACGGCTTCTCTCGCCGCAGCCTTCGGCGCCAGGCGATCAGCAGCGGCGCAGCGATGCAACTGCAACTCGAGACCGACTCCACGGCCCTGGTGCAGGAGGTGGTTCAGGAGATCTGGCAGCAACAACTGCTCTCGCTGCCGCTTGGCCAGCTGGCGGGACTGGAGCAGGCCGGCTTCTCCTTTGAAGGCCTCTGCGCTGCCCTGGGCGGACTGGATGGGGACCCCCAGGCTCGGCTTGCCGTCGATGCGGAGGATCTGTCTCCCGACCAGCCCCTGGCCGACCAGCTGCAGCACTCGATCGAGACGGATTGGCAGCTGTTCCTCACGCTCTGGATGCGGGATGGCGCTGCTCTCGAGCAGGCCTTCCGAGCCGCGGCAACCCAGTGGAAGGCCCTCACGTTCAAAACCACGCCCTACAGCGCCTCACCCCGTACCGACCGCGTTGCCCAGGTCGATCAATGGATCGCGGCGCAGCAAGGCACCCCGGATCTGATGACCATCCGCGGCCTGGAGAAGCCGCTTCACGACTACTTCCATCCCGGCGTCTGGTGCCGAACGGCACGGAAATGCGGTGAACAGGACCCGTCGCTGGCGGCAGCGGAGCTGCAGCGAGCCATTGCGGATCTCTGGGATGGCCCGATCGAGCGCGTCTGGCGATATGCCCTGCGCCGCGGCCTTCAGGCTCTGGAGGACCGTCGCCGGCGCAGCGGCGTGATCAGCTTCGCCGGTCTCCTGGCTGAGATGGATCCCGGAGCTGGCGAGGCGGCCTGGCTGGAACCACTGCGTCAGCGGTACCGAGCGGTGATGGTGGACGAGTTTCAGGACACCGATCCCACCCAGTGGCGTCTGCTTCAGAGCGCTTTTGCCGATCGCTCGCGATTCCTGTTGCTGGTTGGAGACCCGAAGCAGGCGATCTACCGCTTCCGGGGGGGTGATCTGGACACCTACCGCCGCGCCCGGGACCAGGTGGATCGGATCGACGATCTGCTCGACAACTTCCGGACGACGGAGCCCCTGATGGCTGGGCTGAATGCCCTGATGCAACCCGGCCTGCCCTGCTCAGGCCTTGACGTGCCGTTGGTGAGGGCCTGCAGCGACCGGGAGCCGGCGGAGCTTCCGGAGGGCGAATGGCCCCTGAAAGTGCTGATCCACGAGAGACACGCAGAGACCAGCCGAACGGCTGTGGAGGAGTTGCTGCCAGCGCAGCTTGCGGAGGTGGTGATCCGCCTGCTGAGCGATCGGCCGCGGCTCGTCCCGTCACAGCTGTGCATCCTGGTGAGCCGGCACGACCAGGCTGCGGATCTCCGTCGCGCCTTGGCCGAGCGGGGAGTTCCCACCCGACTGGTGGCTCAGGGCGACGTCTTCGAGAGCGAAGCAGCGGGGGTGTTGCAGCGGCTGATGGATGCCCTGGCAGCCCCTGGAGACGATCGCTGTCTGCGGCTGCTGGCGGCATCTCCGCTGCTCGGCTGGCGTCCCGAGGCGCTGAGGCGGGCGGTTGAGGATGACCAGCTCGATCAGCTGGCTCAGCGTCTGCGTCTCTGGGCCGATCAATTGCCCCGTGTGGGTCTGCTCGGTTGTCTTGCGGACCTGCTGGAGGCCGATCGGATGGCGGATCTTTCCGAACGCGGTCGCCTGCTGGCCGACCTGCAGCAGGCGGGCCGTCTGGTGCAGGAGGAAATGCACCGTCAGGGTCTGGACGTCTCCAGCGCTGCGCAATGGTTGCGTCGGCAGCGCCTGCATCCTCCGGTTCCCGTGCCGGACGCCCGTGAACCCCACAGTGATCTGGCCGAAAGCGCCGTGGCCGTCGTCACGGTCCATCGCAGCAAGGGCCTGGAATTCCCCGTGGTGATCTGTCCCTATCTGTGGCGTGGGGCCAAGGAGGCGCGATACCTGTTCGGACCGCTCTGGCGTGACCGGGGTGACGCGGGCTGGCGGATTGCCCTGAGCCGCGACTGGGGTGCCGGCTGGAGGCTGTGGCAGCAGAGCCATGCCGATGAGGTGGCGGAGGCTGAACGGCTGGCCTATGTGGCTGTGACGCGGGCCCGTTCCCAGCTGCTGCTGGTGTGGGCTCGCTGCAGTGGCCAGCGGACGGTGCTGCAGGACTGGCTGTTTGACGGCGATCCCGAGCAGGACCGGATGCGCGTCTTGCCGTTCACGGTGGAGCCGCTGCCGGAGGAGCCGGGTCTTCAACGCTGGAGTCCGCCGCAGCCCCAGGATCCGCTCGCCCTGGGAGCCGTGCCGGCGAGGATCGATCGCCGCTGGGGCCGCTCCAGTTATTCCGCCTGGATCGCCTCACCGGCGGCCGACCCCCTGATCGAGCAGGGCCGGGATCAGGACCCGGCAGCGGTGGATGCACTCGACGCAGGCCAGGAGCGCTGGCCCGAGCGGGGGCCGTTGGCGGACTTCCCCCGGGGCGCGGCCGCCGGAGACTGCCTGCATCGCATCCTTGAGGAGCTGCCCTTTCAACCGTCCTCGCGGCGGCAGGGGTCTCTCGAGAATGAGTTGATTGAACAGGAGCTGCAGCGGGCCGGCCTGGATCCGGGCTGGAGTTCGGCGGTGCAGCTGGGACTCGAACAGGTGCTCAGCACGCCCCTGGGCGGCCCTTTGGGAGACATCAGCCTGCAGACACTCTCACCCGATCGGCGTCTCCATGAGCTCAGTTTCGATCTCCCGGTGCAGCAGGCCCGCACCCTGGATCTGGTGGACGCCTTCCGCCTGGATCCGGAGGCGCGCTTCGGCAGCGATTACATCCCCCAGCTGCGGACCCTGCAGGTGAACAGTCGCGGCTTCCTGACGGGCTCGATCGATCTGGTCTTCAGTGATGCCCCTGACCCTCATCAGGCCCGCTGGTGGGTGGCCGACTGGAAGAGCAACTGGATCGGCGAGAGGGCACTGGCCGGTGAGAACTGCCGTTGCGGTCCCCGCCACTATCACGATGCAGCGATGCAGGCGCAGATGCTTGATCATCACTACCCGCTGCAGGCCCATCTCTACCTTGTGGCCCTGCATCGCCACCTTCGCTGGCGGCTGCCCGGTTATGCACCGGAGCGTCATCTCGGCGGCTACGTCTATGTGTTTCTGCGCGGGATGCCCGGGGCCGAGGGGTTCGAGCAGGGGGCCCAGGGTCCGGGTCGCATCGTTGAACCGGCTCCCCTGCAACGGGTGCTTGCTCTTGATCGGATGCTGCAGGAGGTTGAGCCATGA
- a CDS encoding DEAD/DEAH box helicase, with amino-acid sequence MTAQNPHGQNVCAVDQTSPVIPEKQADDSLTSVVASTDSEPSSTAEAASSGFDGFGFSQALLDTLAAKGYSEPSPIQRAAFPELMLGRDLVGQAQTGTGKTAAFALPLLERLQEGSKRPQALVLAPTRELAMQVADSFKAYAAGHPQLKVLAVYGGSDFRSQIQALRRGVDVVVGTPGRVMDHMRQGTLDTSGLRSLVLDEADEMLRMGFIDDVEWILEQLPEERQVVLFSATMPPEIRRLSKRYLKDPAEVTIRTKDQEGKRIRQRSITVPMSHKLESLRRVLDACGSEGVIIFARTKAITLTVAEALEVAGHQVAVLNGDVPQSQRERTVERLRGGTVDILVATDVAARGLDVDRIGLVINYDMPFDSEAYVHRIGRTGRAGRTGEAVLFVSPRERRFISNLERATGQPIEPMEIPGNAAINQGRLDRLRLRLSEAARNGRPSEEETALLKELIQRIGTELEMTPDQLALAALGLAIGPAPLLCQGDEEWIQQAMAGGLRRRERGERGDRDRRRSDRPSRPPEDHMQRYRVEVGHRDRVKPGNLVGAIAGETGLQGRMIGRIQIFDNHSLVDLPKGMPEDVFNNLRRLRVMNRELQISQAS; translated from the coding sequence ATGACTGCACAGAACCCTCACGGGCAGAACGTGTGCGCCGTTGACCAGACCTCTCCGGTGATACCTGAGAAGCAGGCCGATGATTCACTTACATCAGTGGTTGCATCCACTGACAGTGAACCGTCTTCAACTGCAGAGGCAGCGTCATCCGGATTTGATGGCTTTGGGTTCAGTCAAGCCTTGCTCGACACCCTTGCCGCCAAGGGCTACAGCGAACCGTCCCCGATCCAGCGGGCAGCCTTTCCCGAGCTGATGCTGGGCCGGGATCTGGTCGGTCAGGCCCAGACCGGCACCGGCAAGACGGCGGCCTTTGCCCTGCCCCTGCTGGAGCGGCTCCAGGAGGGCTCCAAACGGCCCCAGGCCCTGGTGTTGGCACCCACCCGCGAACTGGCGATGCAGGTGGCCGACTCATTCAAGGCCTATGCCGCAGGCCATCCCCAGCTCAAGGTTCTCGCGGTGTACGGCGGTTCCGATTTCCGCTCCCAGATCCAGGCCCTGCGCCGGGGCGTCGATGTCGTGGTGGGGACACCCGGTCGGGTGATGGATCACATGCGTCAGGGAACGCTCGACACCAGCGGTCTGCGCAGTCTTGTGCTCGATGAAGCCGACGAGATGCTGCGGATGGGCTTCATCGACGACGTCGAGTGGATTCTCGAGCAGTTGCCCGAGGAGCGGCAGGTGGTGCTGTTCTCCGCGACGATGCCGCCCGAGATCCGGCGGTTGTCGAAGCGTTACCTGAAGGACCCTGCGGAGGTGACGATCCGCACCAAGGATCAGGAAGGCAAACGGATCCGGCAGCGCTCGATCACGGTGCCGATGAGCCACAAGCTCGAAAGCCTCCGCCGTGTGCTCGATGCCTGCGGCAGCGAAGGTGTGATCATCTTTGCCCGCACCAAGGCGATCACCCTCACGGTGGCCGAGGCCCTGGAGGTGGCCGGCCATCAGGTGGCGGTGCTCAATGGTGATGTGCCCCAGTCCCAGCGCGAACGAACGGTGGAGCGCCTGCGCGGCGGCACCGTCGACATCCTCGTGGCCACGGATGTGGCGGCACGCGGCCTTGATGTCGATCGCATCGGACTGGTGATCAACTACGACATGCCGTTCGACAGCGAGGCCTACGTGCACCGCATCGGCCGGACGGGACGGGCAGGCCGGACCGGGGAAGCGGTGCTGTTCGTCTCCCCCCGGGAGCGACGCTTCATCAGCAACCTCGAACGGGCCACCGGTCAGCCGATCGAGCCGATGGAGATCCCGGGAAATGCGGCGATCAACCAGGGACGCCTCGATCGCCTGCGCCTGCGTCTCAGCGAAGCGGCCCGCAATGGCCGTCCCAGCGAGGAGGAAACCGCGCTGTTGAAGGAGCTGATCCAGCGCATCGGCACCGAGCTGGAGATGACGCCCGACCAGCTGGCTCTGGCAGCCCTCGGGCTGGCCATCGGTCCGGCGCCGCTGCTTTGCCAGGGGGATGAGGAGTGGATTCAGCAGGCCATGGCCGGTGGCCTGCGCCGCCGTGAGCGGGGGGAGCGTGGCGATCGCGATCGACGTCGTTCGGATCGTCCCAGCCGTCCGCCGGAGGATCACATGCAGAGGTATCGGGTGGAGGTTGGCCACCGCGATCGGGTGAAGCCCGGCAATCTCGTCGGAGCGATCGCCGGAGAGACGGGCCTGCAGGGGCGCATGATCGGCCGCATCCAGATCTTCGACAATCACAGCCTCGTCGATCTGCCGAAAGGGATGCCTGAGGATGTTTTCAACAACCTGCGGCGCTTGCGGGTGATGAACCGTGAGCTCCAGATCAGTCAGGCCAGTTGA
- a CDS encoding RNA-binding protein, with translation MTIYIGNLSFQAEQEHLFDLFSEYGEVKNCSLPLDRETGRKRGFAFVEMVSAEDEQKAIDDLQDVEWMGRMIRVSKATPRERSGGPRGGGGGYRN, from the coding sequence ATGACCATCTACATCGGCAATCTCTCGTTCCAGGCGGAACAGGAGCACCTGTTCGATCTGTTCAGCGAGTACGGCGAGGTCAAGAACTGCAGCCTGCCGCTCGACCGTGAAACCGGCCGCAAACGCGGTTTCGCCTTCGTGGAAATGGTCAGTGCTGAGGACGAACAGAAAGCGATCGACGACCTCCAGGATGTGGAGTGGATGGGCCGCATGATTCGCGTCAGCAAAGCCACCCCCCGCGAGCGCTCCGGCGGCCCCCGGGGTGGTGGCGGCGGTTACCGCAACTGA
- a CDS encoding ATP-dependent RecD-like DNA helicase, whose product MSSSWPAAFAGAVHAALRRRLPPEADGAELERLSLELIEALERGELDLPLTLERRTAAARSGWLDGEASPLLLQGQRIGWRRWLESMQAVVEQLLVRTQPLLPPARPVTSSADTLNPEQQAAVMALDEAPVVLLSGGPGTGKTSTVVELLQRATSRHPELRPGLAAPTGKAARRLADAVRPRLQDVPCFTLHRWLEASGDGFRRHRKRPLELDLLVIDEMSMVDLALMTALLEALPASCRLVLVGDPAQLPPIGSGAVWHRLQDPAIRSQFGSAAIHLQRTYRNRGALADLARALREGGLPAFREQLDRLPSQANVTVVEARLQRLPPLVRERWQTRHRRLATLAEGLVDRPEHELQQAAEPLLRELERDLLLCPRRQGPWSLNDVHRTLLGAAAWNDPMAWGEGVPVICGGNQPELGLANGDLGVKLGAGEQGRVLFRVIGPDGEQQVRRLHPARLKALEPALALTIHRAQGSEADTVGVLWPQGDGQDSAYDSCLLYTAITRARVSLDLFLSTST is encoded by the coding sequence ATGAGCAGCAGCTGGCCCGCAGCGTTTGCCGGCGCGGTGCATGCCGCCCTGCGGCGCCGTCTGCCACCTGAGGCTGATGGGGCGGAGCTCGAACGGCTCAGCCTGGAGCTGATCGAGGCCCTCGAACGCGGTGAGCTGGATCTGCCGCTCACGCTGGAACGGCGGACAGCCGCTGCCCGGAGCGGTTGGCTCGATGGCGAAGCCTCCCCGTTGTTGCTGCAGGGGCAACGGATCGGTTGGCGTCGCTGGTTGGAGTCGATGCAGGCCGTGGTGGAGCAGCTCCTGGTCAGGACCCAGCCGCTGTTGCCGCCAGCCCGGCCGGTGACGTCCTCTGCGGACACGCTCAACCCGGAACAGCAGGCCGCTGTGATGGCGCTGGATGAGGCGCCGGTGGTGCTGCTCAGCGGTGGACCTGGGACGGGAAAGACCAGCACTGTCGTGGAACTTCTGCAGCGTGCGACGTCTCGTCATCCCGAATTGCGCCCCGGTCTGGCAGCGCCCACCGGCAAGGCGGCAAGGCGTCTGGCCGATGCGGTTCGGCCACGGTTGCAGGACGTTCCCTGCTTCACCCTGCATCGCTGGCTGGAGGCCTCCGGTGATGGTTTCCGTCGCCACCGCAAGCGTCCGCTGGAGCTGGATCTGCTGGTGATCGATGAAATGTCGATGGTGGATCTGGCCTTGATGACGGCGTTGCTGGAGGCCCTGCCGGCGTCCTGTCGGTTGGTGTTGGTGGGTGATCCGGCCCAGCTGCCGCCGATTGGCAGCGGCGCCGTCTGGCACCGCCTGCAGGACCCGGCCATCCGCTCACAGTTCGGATCGGCCGCCATTCATCTGCAACGCACCTATCGCAACCGCGGCGCCCTGGCGGACCTGGCGAGGGCCCTTCGTGAGGGCGGTTTGCCTGCGTTTCGTGAGCAGCTGGACCGTTTGCCGAGCCAGGCCAACGTGACCGTGGTTGAGGCCAGGCTGCAGCGGTTGCCGCCACTGGTGCGCGAGCGCTGGCAGACGCGCCATCGGCGCCTGGCGACCCTGGCCGAGGGGCTGGTCGATCGACCGGAGCATGAGCTGCAGCAGGCCGCTGAACCGCTGCTGCGGGAGCTGGAGCGGGACCTGCTGCTCTGCCCGCGTCGACAGGGCCCCTGGAGCCTCAACGACGTGCATCGAACGTTGCTGGGCGCCGCCGCCTGGAATGATCCGATGGCCTGGGGCGAAGGGGTGCCGGTGATCTGCGGTGGCAATCAGCCGGAGCTGGGGCTGGCCAATGGGGATCTCGGCGTGAAGCTGGGTGCCGGCGAGCAGGGGCGTGTGCTGTTCCGTGTGATCGGCCCGGACGGAGAGCAGCAGGTCCGGCGTCTGCATCCGGCCCGTCTGAAAGCGTTGGAGCCGGCCCTGGCGCTCACGATCCACCGTGCTCAGGGCAGTGAGGCGGACACCGTGGGTGTGCTGTGGCCCCAGGGGGATGGCCAGGACAGCGCCTACGACAGCTGCCTGCTCTACACCGCGATCACACGGGCCCGTGTCAGCCTGGATCTGTTCTTATCCACGTCGACCTGA
- a CDS encoding phosphomannose isomerase type II C-terminal cupin domain, whose protein sequence is MRVERPWGWYEDLLEAPGYKVKRLMVRRGCQFSLQRHHHRSESWTVVSGDGGLFCDDQWHNANPGLMLTIPCGAVHRARGGEQDLMILEVQHGSLLSEDDIERLQDDYGRVIS, encoded by the coding sequence ATGCGGGTGGAGCGTCCCTGGGGTTGGTACGAGGATCTTCTGGAGGCACCTGGGTACAAGGTGAAGCGCCTGATGGTCCGTCGTGGCTGTCAGTTTTCCCTGCAGCGGCACCATCACCGCAGTGAAAGCTGGACTGTGGTGTCCGGTGATGGCGGCCTGTTCTGTGACGACCAATGGCACAACGCCAACCCGGGTCTGATGCTCACCATCCCCTGCGGTGCTGTGCATCGAGCCCGGGGTGGCGAGCAGGATCTGATGATTCTCGAGGTTCAGCACGGCAGCTTGCTCAGCGAGGACGACATCGAGCGTCTGCAGGATGATTACGGGAGAGTGATAAGTTAG